From the Flavobacterium gyeonganense genome, the window CTCATAAATCTATTACTGCCCAATCAGAAGAACTGCCTGGAGATAAATTTATACGCATTCATAAATCCTATGTAATTGCGATTAATAAAGTTAAGTCAATTGAAGGAAACAGGATTCAAATCATGTCACATACAATTCCGATAGGCCGAAACTACAGTAAGGATGTAAAAGCCAAAATTTTGGAATAATCACTAAATCGATATCGCTACTCTCAAAATAACAACACATTGTTGAATAAATTATGTTGTTTGTATAATTTCTTCATTATTTATGATTTTTTATTTTTTTTAAAAGTTGTAACAAATATATTTACCACTTTAAAAACCACTAAAAAAAACTAAAAAAAACTTAATTACATTATGAATTCAGAAAATGTACAAACCAAATGGGGGCAATTTATTTCACTGATAATTGTCTTTTTCTTTTGGGGTTTTGTTGGTTCTGCCAATGATATCCTGATCCCAGTCTTCAAAAAAGTATTTACTTTATCCCAGGTACAATCTCAATTAGTTGCATGGGCATTCTATGCCGCTTATTTTGTGGGATCTATAATTTTCTTTTTAGTGTCTCTAAAATCAGATGTTTTACAAAAATTTGGATATAAAAAAACACTTGCTGCAGGTTTACTGCTATCTGCAGTTGGTTCATTTTTATTTGTTCCTGCTGCTACAATGGAAAGTTTTCCGTTCTTTTTAACTGCCCTGTTTACAGTTGGATTAGGATTTTCTATTCAGCAAATTGTCGCTAATCCTTTAGCCATTAAAATGGGAAGTCCTGAAACTGGAGCACACCGTTTAACATTGGCCGGAGGCATCAATTCTTTCGGAACAACAATTGGGGCAATCTTATTAGGAATCGCCTTATTTGGAATGGGAGATAACAAAAAAACAAACCTTTCTCTTGAAGACATCAAATTGCCTTTTATCATCTTAGGTGCTGCCTTTATATTGGTAGCCATTTTCATGTACTTTTCTAAAATTGAAGATCCGGCTAAAATTGAAGAAGCTAAAATAGAGAATAAACATACTAATTTTAATATTCTTGACTACCCTCAGCTGTATTTGGGAATGTTGGGAATCTTTATTTATGTTGGAACAGAGGTTACAATCATCAGTAACTTGCCTGCATTACTTCACACAGCTGAATTCGGAAATATATTGGAAGATGCCATTGCTCCATTCATCGCATTATATTGGGGAAGTTTAATGATCGGACGCTGGAATGGAGGTGTGAATGTTTTCAACACCTCAAACCTTGTAAATACTGCACTTAAATTTATAGTACCAGCCCTTGCTTTTGGAGTAATCATTGGAGCCAATATTTTTGCTGCACATGATGTTTCCGCATTTTACATTTATCCAATCTGGATTTTACTATTTATAGCAGTAAGTTTTGTTGGAGGTAAAAATGCCGGGAAAACTTTAATGCTTTTCGGAATTTCAGGTTTATTAATGATGGTATTTGGATTATTTTGGCCAAATCCTGAAATTGCTAAATTCTTCTTTATTTCCGGAGGACTGTTCCTGTCTATCATGTGGCCTTCAATTTTCGATTTAGCTATCGCAGGATTAGGAAAAAACACAGGAAAAGCTTCTTCGTTCTTAATCATGATGATTCTTGGAGGAGGAGTTATCCCATTGGTTCAGGGAAGTATCTGCGATTTAGACGCCACACATCCGAAAGGAATATTAGGGATAACATATACACATTTTTCATATATCGTGCCTCTTCTTGGTTTCGCCTATCTTGCATTTTACGGTTTCTACTGCCCTAAAATATTAAAGAAACAAGGTGTTAGTCACGTAATAAGCGAAAGCGGAGGACATTAAAATTCAGTTCTTCCAAAACATAAAAAAATCCGTTTTACTTCAACAAAAAGTAAAACGGATTTTTTTATTCCTTTAAAAGTTATCAAATAAAAAATCGCCATATTCTAATAAAAATGACGATTTTAACTATTTTTTTAAAAGTAAACTATTTGTTCCCTTTCTCAAAATCAGCTACAAACTGAGCCAATCCGATATCAGTCAAAGGATGTTTCAACAGTCCTGCAATAGCAGACAATGGTCCTGTCATCACATCTGCACCAATTTTAGCACAGTTTACAATATGCATGGTGTGACGCACAGAAGCTGCTAAGATTTGAGTCTCATAACCATAGTTATCATAGATTTCTCTAATTTCCTGAATCAAATTCAGACCATCAGTAGAAACATCATCCAAACGTCCAATAAAAGGTGAAACATAAGTTGCTCCTGCTTTTGCAGCCAATAAAGCCTGACCTGCAGAGAATACAAGTGTTACGTTTGTTTTAATTCCTTTATCAGAAAAATATTTTGCAGCCATAACCCCTTCTTTTGTCATTGGCAATTTTACCACGATCTGATCATGCAATTCAGCTAATTCCTCACCTTCTTTCACCATTCCTTCAAAATCCAGCGCATTTACTTCAGCACTTACATCACCATCAACAAGATTACAGATGTCAACATAATGTTTCAAAATGTTGTTTTTACCTGTAATTCCTTCTTTTGCCATCAAAGACGGGTTTGTTGTTACACCATCCAAAACACCTAATGCTTGTGCTTCCTTAATTTGAGCTAAATTAGCCGTATCAATAAAAAATTTCATAATTATATTTATTTAATTGTGTTCGTATTATGGGCGTGCCCCAAGGGTCGGGTGTTCCGCTGTATCTTTTTGTTTTTAAAGAAAAAACAAAAAGGATGTCGCTTCACCCCCTCACGCAAATCCGGTGCAAAATTACAATTTAAAATTACTTAGAAGAATTGTTTTTGTTCAATTCTTTCAATTCATCTCTAATTTCTTCTAAAACCCTTAAAGTATCTTCTTTATAAACTTCAGAATTATTGATTTTATCACTTATCGAACCTAATATTCTTCGAATTACAAACCAAATAACAACAAAAACTAAAATGGAAAAAATAGCAGGTAATAATTCTGTAACCTTCTGCATAATTTACAATTTATAATGATTCATTAACATTTTTTCATACACTTTATCCGGAAGCGCACGTTTTAAAACGATAGAAAACTTCTGCATAAAAACGCCCACTTTATAATGCACTTTTGGAGTTTTCTCCTGCATAATTTTATAAACTGCTTCGGCCATTTCGTTCGGATTGCTTCCTGCATCTACATGTTCGTTCATAGTAGCAAGTGTATCACCGTAAACTTTTTCATAAGCTGATCCTTTAATGACTGGGGCATGAAAACGTCCTGAGGCAATATTGGTAGCAAAATCACCAGGTGCGACATTTGTAATTTGTATTCCAAATTGTTTTACTTCCATTCGCAAAGCTTCCGTAATCAGCTCCAAAGCCCCTTTTGATGCCGAATAAACGCTGCGATATGGCAATCCCATATAAGCTGCAATCGACGTAATATTAATAATTAAACCTGATTTTTGTTCTCGCATCTGTGGCAAAACCGCTTTCATCACTTCAATCGGACCAAAAAAATTGGTTTCAAAGTTATTCTTGATTTCCTCCATCGGAATTTCTTCCAAAGGACCGGTAATCCCAACACCGGCATTATTTATTACAACATCCAGCCTTCCCGAAGTTTCTATAATTTTAGTGACAGCAGCTTTAATTGATTCCGCATTTCGAACATCCAGAGCCACAAGCGGAAAAACAGAATCTAATACCTTTTCAGGATTCCTGCTTGTTCCGTAAACCACAAAACCTTTTTTATGCAAAAATTCTCCAATTGATTTCCCAATCCCTGAGGATCCTCCTGTAATTAAAACGACTTTATTCATTTTGAGTTATGAGTTATAAATTATGAGTTATAAGTTTGATGTAGTGAAATCTTTTTACTGCTAACATTTAACTTCTAACAATACGAAAGGTCCAAAAATAAAAAAATCCTCCCGAAGGAAGACTACTTTTGTATAAATTCTAAAAATAAAAAATGGCAAGCGACCTACATCGCACCGCTCAACCACGTACCCTTGCTATGTTCCCATCCTGGGGGAGTCTGCAGGAGCTGGTCGTGTAGGACTTGCCGGTGCAAATATACAATCTTTTTATATTTTTGCAAGAGCTTTGTTGCTATAAAAATATCGTTGTATATTGGACTATTCAAATTTTAGACTATGAAAAAACATAACTTCCTAGCTGCCATTTTATTAGGAATCACATTAATTGGATGCGGCGATAAAAATAAAGGTGAAAATTCTTTATTTACTATAGACGATTCTGCTTTTCCGGCACATTTTCTGCCTCAGGAAGCTGTTTCAATTGCTGTTTTAAATCCAAAATCAAAAGAAATAGACAGCATAGCCTACTTTGTAAACGACAAAAAAGTCGGAAGCACTAAAGGTTCTGAAAAATTCAAATTCGAATTAAAAGACCAAAAATTAGGATATCAATACCTAAAAGCAACTGTTTATTTTGGCAGCGATTCGTCTGATGCTACAAAAAGAGTAGAATTAGTTTCAAATGTCAATCCTAAATTATTAAAATATAAAATCGTAAATACTTTTCCTCATGACAAAAAGGATTTTACCGAAGGATTGGAGTTTTACAATGATACTTTATACGAAAGCACCGGTCAGGAAGGAGCTTCATTTATAAAAAAATATGATTATAAAACTGGCAAAGTTTTCAAAAAAATTGATTTAGATTCAAAATACTTTGGAGAAGGCATTACGTTCCTAAACGGTAAATTATTTCAATTGACCTATAAAAACAAAAAAGGGTTTATTTATGATTCCAAAACATTAAAACTTGAAAAAACTTTTGATTACGAGAAAGATATTGAAGGTTGGGGAATGACAAATGATGGCAAACAAATTTATCAAACCGATGGAACTGAAAAAATCTGGAAAGTAGATCCTTCTACGCAAAAAATGATAGATTATATTAACGTTTATTCCGGAACTTCTAAAATTAAAGCTGTTAATGAGTTGGAATGGATTAACGGAAAAATTTATGCTAATATTTGGTTTAAAGATGCTATTGCAGTTGTAAATCCTAATTCTGGAGCAGTTGAAGGAATTCTAGATTTGTCTGGTTTAAGAAAAGTAATGACTGACATTACAAAAGATGATGTCTTAAACGGAATTGCTTACAATCCTAAAACCAAAACTATTTTTGTTACCGGTAAAAACTGGAGTAAAATGTTCGAAATAACCGTTTCAGAATAAATCAGACAAAAAATAACCTAAAACACGAATTTCACAGATTTCACTAATTACAAAGTGACGTTTGCGAAATTCGTGTTTTTAATTTTATTAATTTTATAGAATGACAACTCTTATTACCAACATAAAAGAATTACTTCAGGTTCGGGAAACTTTTGTTTCTAAAGTTTCCGGAGCTGAAATGGCCATTCTTCCCACCATAAAAAATGCCTTTTTAATTATAAAAGACAATCTCATTGCTGATTTTGGTGCAATGGAAAATCTTCCGGATGTTACAGCTGATCAAATTATTGATGCAACGGGAAGAATTGTACTTCCATGTTGGTGCGACAGTCATACACACATTGTTTACGCAGGAAACCGCGAGCAGGAATTCGTAGACCGAATTAATGGATTATCGTATGAAGAAATTGCAAATCGAGGCGGTGGAATTTTAAATTCTGCTAAAAAATTAAACGAAACTTCAGAAGAAGAAATCTACGAGCAGTCGAGGTTACGTTTAGAAGAAGTGATGAATTTAGGAACCGGAGCTATCGAAATAAAATCAGGTTACGGATTAACCGTTGAAGGTGAATTAAAAATGCTCCAGGTCATTAAAAAACTTGCCGACAATTATCCAATTTCTATAAAAGCGACTTTTTTGGGTGCTCATGCTTTCCCGTTACATTACGAAGAAAATAAAGAAGGTTATATTGATGAAATAATAAGCAAAATGCTTCCTGAAATTACAAAAAATAAACTGGCAGAGTATATTGATGTATTTTGTGAAAGTGGCTATTTCTCAGTAGAAGAAACTGAAAAAATAATGGAAGCCGGAATCCGGTTTGGATTGACCCCAAAAATCCATGTAAATCAGTTTAAATCACTTGGAGGTGTAAAAGCAGGTGTCAAACACAAAGCCCTTTCTGTAGATCACCTTGAAAACATGAACAGAGAAGATATTGAAGTGCTGAAAGATTCCGAAACTATGCCGGTAGCTTTACCGTCATGTTCTTATTTTTTAAGCATTCCTTACACTCCTGCCCGTGAAATGATCAGTGCAGGTTTACCAATTGCTTTAGCAACAGATTTCAACCCCGGCTCTACTCCATCCGGCAATATGAATTTTGTCGTAGCAACCGCCTGTATTAAAATGAAAATGACTCCCGAAGAAGCCATTAATGCGGCTACAATAAATGGTGCATATGCAATGGGACTTTCAGAAACGCATGGAAGTATCACAAAAGGCAAAAGAGCTAATTTGATTATCACAAAACCTGTTTCCTCATTTTACCAGATCCCCTATGCTTTTGGAAGCAACCTGATTGAAAGTGTCCTTATTGAAGGTAAATTTTTAGTATAAAAAAAGAGGAGTTTTTATCTCCTCTTTTTTTATATGTTGCTTCAATATGTTATCTCAAAGAAAAGCTTGTTTTAGAAACTAAATCTCCACCATCAAAAATATTAATAAAATAAGTTCCTTTTGCAAAATCCTTACCTGGTAAATCTTCTGAAACATTTACAGTTTTATTTTCGTATTGTACTGTTGTTTTAAAACTATAGGTTAATGAATTATCTCCAAAGGTTTCTGTTTTCTTGTCACCTAACACATTATTCTTGCTATCAATTACCTGCACATAATAAGTTTTATCTCCTGACTTTGCAATTTGGTTTTCAGCAATAGTAAAACTAACTTTTAAAACATCAGCACGACTTGCTTTATCTGTTTCAATTTGCTTACCTGAACTTTTCAATTTGTAAGCGGCAGTTTTTGTATTTAAAACAGATAATTTGGAACCTTTTTCAACTGTTTTAGACAATGCTTCGTTTTGCCCCACTAACACTTCATTGAATTTTTTCGACTCTCCCAACACCACAATTGTACTGTCTCTCTGAACTGTTAAAACACCATTTTGTTTTTTTAATTCATCGTTTTCAGCAACCAACGTTTTCATTTTAGTCTGCAATCCCTGAACTTGTGATCTGAATTTAGAAACATCACCTTTTGACTTGTTCAAATCATCCATTAAAGCTACAACTTTATCTCTTTCCTGAATTAATTCATCTGACATCGATGTATTTTCAGCAATAGCAGCATCATATGTTGCTTTCAATTCCTGAAGATCCTTCATTACAGATTCTTTTTCTGTCAATGTTGATGTTAGTTCTGTTTTTACAACATCTGAATCAGAAGAAAGTTTAAAAATGTACACTAAACTACCAATTAGTAGGACTGCTAAAACAGCGATTACCGCCTTTAGACTTGAGTTGTTTTTGTTTGGGTTTTCCATATTTAATAATTTTCTTAAAAACAAATTTAAATAATTAATATAACCTAATAACGTAACTTGCCACAATTATATTATTTTTGGATAATAATTTTTTTTATGGACAAATTAATCCCTTTTACTGTTAGTGATTTAGCAAAAGTCACCAATCACCGCAGCGGTGAAATAAAATTTGGAGAAAAAATGATTACTATTCCGAAAGGAGTGGATATACATGAGTTTATAAAAGAGAGTGAAGCTAAATATGTTATTTTGGGGATTCCTGAAGATATTGGCGTACGCGCTAATTATGGGAGACCGGGAGCAGCTTCTGCCTGGGAATCTGCTATAAAAAGTATTGCAAACATCCAGCATAATCGTTTTTGCAAAGGCAGTCAGATTATTGTTTTAGGTAAAATAAATGTTTCCGAGCTAATGCGCGAGGTTGAAAATCTTGATTTCAATGATATAGATGATCGCTCAAAGCTAAGTCAGCTGGTTGAAAAAATTGACAAAGAAGTATCACATGTTATTTTCACTATAATTAAGGCTGGTAAGACACCTATTATAATTGGAGGTGGCCATAACAATGCTTATGGAAATATAAAAGGCACGGCTTTGGCCAAAGGTAAGTCAATAAACGCAATCAATTTTGATGCTCATTCAGATTTCAGAATACTTGAAGGACGACATAGCGGAAATGGCTTTTCTTATGCCTACGAAGAAGGTTTTCTTAAAAAATACTTCATTTTTGGTTTGCACGAAAACTACACTTCAAAAAGTGTTTTAGACATTATAAAAAAACTTGAAGACCGGGTACGTTATAATACATATGACAGCATAAGCATACGTGAAGAGAAAGATTTTACAAACGAAATGATTTCAGCACTTGAATTCATAAAAACAGATTCGTTTGGAATAGAGATTGACCTGGATGCCATCCCGAATATTGCAAGCAGTGCCATGACAATCAGTGGTTTTTCAATTGAACAGTTGCGACAGTTTGTTTCTTACTTTGGACAACACAAAAATGCTGCTTATCTGCATATTTGTGAAGGGGCTCCTGATTTAGATAATTCTCCTAACAATCATTTAATAGGCAAATTAATCGGTTATCTTGTAACTGATTTTATTAAAGCAAATCACGAAAAAGTTTAAAATCGGAGTACTATTAACAATTTGTAATTATCAGTTTTGCCAAATAAACCTAAAATCAATTAAACCATTGCCCGAATAAAACTATCTTTGCACAGAATTTTAGTACTTAAAACTAAGTTCTTAATACCTAAGATATGTTATTCGAAGATTTATCACTTTCAAAAAGTATACAAAAAGCCGTATTTGAAGAAGGCTATTTAAATCCCACCCCTATTCAGGAACAAGCTATTCCGATTGTCTTGGCGGGCAGAGATTTAATTGGCTGTGCGCAGACTGGTACCGGAAAAACAGCTGCATTTGCCATTCCAATCATACATCAGTTACACCGAATTGTAGGATCATCAAAAAAAGCTAAACAAATCCGTGCCCTTATAGTTACCCCAACCCGTGAATTAGCAGTACAAATTGGACAAAGTTTTGATACTTATGCCAAATACACAAACCTGACCCAATTGACAATTTTTGGCGGTGTTTCCCAAAATCCGCAGGTTGATACCTTAAAAAAAGGTGTTGATATTTTAGTAGCCACACCCGGAAGACTTTTAGATTTACAAAAACAAGGTTTTCTGGATTTAGATCATTTACATGTTTTGGTGCTTGACGAAGCAGATCAAATGCTAGATATGGGATTTGTAAACGATGTGAAAAAAATCGTAAAGCTAACTCCTAAAAACAGACAAACACTATTTTTTTCGGCAACTATGCCAATAGCAATACGTGAACTGGCTGAAATGTTTTTGACAGATCCGGAAACAGTAACCGTATCTCCAGTTTCTTCAACTGCTGAAAATGTGGAGCAGCGTGTTTATTTTGTAGACAAAACTGAAAAAAGAAATTTACTATATCATTTAATTAAAACAGAAGGATTATCGAATGTATTGGTTTTTGCAAGAACCAAACATGGAGCTGACAATGTTGTGAAAGCATTGCGCAAAAAGGATATTCCTGCTGAGGCAATTCATGGGGACAAATCTCAAAATGCAAGACAACGCGTTTTAGATGCTTTTAAAAACAAAGAAGTGGGCGTATTGGTTGCAACCGACATTGCAGCCAGAGGAATCGATATCGACCAGTTACCGTTTGTAATTAATTTTGATTTGCCTAATATACCGGAAACCTATGTGCACAGAATTGGACGAACAGGACGTGCAGGAAATGGCGGAATTGCGATATCGTTCTGCGGTAAAGATGAGCATCCATATTGGAAAGACATTCAGAAATTAATAAAAGTAGATGTAAAAACAATTAGCGACCATCCCTATCAATGGCATGCCGGAAGTCCTGACGCAACTGCTGAAAAGCCTAAAAATTCAAACAGAAGCGGCGGTGCTCATAAATCAAGAAAATCAAATGCTTCTAAACAAAATAAGAAACGCTGGTATTAACCAGCGTTTTGTTTTATTTAAATATCGTGAAATAAATATATCTTACTAATTATTTTCTGAATCTGATCCTAAATCATTATTACCTTCCCATTGTCCAACTACTGAAGTTGCCAAAGCATTTCCTAAAACATTTGTCGCACTTCTGAACATATCACAAAAATGATCAATTGGCAAAATTAAAGCAATACCTTCAACAGGAATATCAAACATACCGCAAGTCGCCGCAACCACTACCAAACTTGCCCTTGGCACACCTGCAATTCCCTTACTGGTTAACATCAAAACCAAAAGCATTGCCATCTGAGTTCCTAAATCTAAATGTACATTATAAAACTGAGCAATAAAAATACTGGCAAAAGTCATATACATCATACTTCCGTCAAGATTAAAAGAATAACCCAGCGGAAGCATAAAAGAAACAATCTTGTCTTTTACCCCAAAACTCTCTAATTCTTCTGTTAACTTAGGAAAAACTGCTTCACTGCTCGTAGTACCAAAAGCAATAGCTAATGGCCCGGTAATACGTTTCAATAACTCTGTCATCCTTCCTTTCAGAAAAACATATCCTACCGCAATTAACAAAACCCATAATGTGCTTATTCCGATTAAAAAAGACCCGAAAAATTTAAAATACGTAATGACCAATTCCTCTGCATCTCTTACCGCAAATACTGCTGCAATAGCACCAAAAACACCTATCGGGGCAAAATTCATCACATAATTCACCATTTTTAGAACGATGTGTGATAATTTATCAAAAGCACCTATAATAGGCTTAACAGTCGAACCTAACGATGCGGCTGCTAATCCAAAGAAAATAGAAAAAACTACAATCTGAAGGATTTCATTGGTTGCCATTGCTTCTATTATACTTTTAGGTACAATGTGTTCAACAAAATTTTCAAAAGAAAGATTTTGGGTTTTGCCTGTAACTTCAGAAGCAGTTGCCATATCAACATTATCGAGTTTCAAACCTACACCTGGCTGCAAAATATTTACATAAAACAATCCAATTAACAAAGATATAAAGGAAGCTGTAAAAAACCATCCTAGTGCTTTTCCCCCTATTCTTCCAACAGTTTTAATATCTCCCAACTTTGCAATTCCTACTACCAAAGTGGTAAAAACTAAAGGAGAAATAATCATTTGTACCAATCGAATAAAAATAGTAGCAAGCATTTTTATCTTTGTACTAAATGATTGGGCAGCTTCAGGTGAAATCATATTGTGTAATATAATTCCTAAAGTAGCTCCAAGAACCATTGCTATTAAAATTTGACCTGTCAGTCCGGAAAAAAAAGATTTCTTTTGGTTTTGGATTTTATCCATTATTTTTTGAATTTAAATTAAAAAAAGACCCTCACTGCCTGCTTTTAAATTAATATGTCTTGTTGATTAAATAAAAATCAGCTAAAACAATAGCTGCCATAGCCTCAACAATAGGCACGGCTCTTGGTACCACACACGGGTCATGACGTCCTTTTCCGGTCATTGGTGTAATGTTACCTTTATTATCTA encodes:
- a CDS encoding MFS transporter, coding for MNSENVQTKWGQFISLIIVFFFWGFVGSANDILIPVFKKVFTLSQVQSQLVAWAFYAAYFVGSIIFFLVSLKSDVLQKFGYKKTLAAGLLLSAVGSFLFVPAATMESFPFFLTALFTVGLGFSIQQIVANPLAIKMGSPETGAHRLTLAGGINSFGTTIGAILLGIALFGMGDNKKTNLSLEDIKLPFIILGAAFILVAIFMYFSKIEDPAKIEEAKIENKHTNFNILDYPQLYLGMLGIFIYVGTEVTIISNLPALLHTAEFGNILEDAIAPFIALYWGSLMIGRWNGGVNVFNTSNLVNTALKFIVPALAFGVIIGANIFAAHDVSAFYIYPIWILLFIAVSFVGGKNAGKTLMLFGISGLLMMVFGLFWPNPEIAKFFFISGGLFLSIMWPSIFDLAIAGLGKNTGKASSFLIMMILGGGVIPLVQGSICDLDATHPKGILGITYTHFSYIVPLLGFAYLAFYGFYCPKILKKQGVSHVISESGGH
- the fsa gene encoding fructose-6-phosphate aldolase, with amino-acid sequence MKFFIDTANLAQIKEAQALGVLDGVTTNPSLMAKEGITGKNNILKHYVDICNLVDGDVSAEVNALDFEGMVKEGEELAELHDQIVVKLPMTKEGVMAAKYFSDKGIKTNVTLVFSAGQALLAAKAGATYVSPFIGRLDDVSTDGLNLIQEIREIYDNYGYETQILAASVRHTMHIVNCAKIGADVMTGPLSAIAGLLKHPLTDIGLAQFVADFEKGNK
- a CDS encoding SDR family oxidoreductase, which codes for MNKVVLITGGSSGIGKSIGEFLHKKGFVVYGTSRNPEKVLDSVFPLVALDVRNAESIKAAVTKIIETSGRLDVVINNAGVGITGPLEEIPMEEIKNNFETNFFGPIEVMKAVLPQMREQKSGLIINITSIAAYMGLPYRSVYSASKGALELITEALRMEVKQFGIQITNVAPGDFATNIASGRFHAPVIKGSAYEKVYGDTLATMNEHVDAGSNPNEMAEAVYKIMQEKTPKVHYKVGVFMQKFSIVLKRALPDKVYEKMLMNHYKL
- a CDS encoding glutaminyl-peptide cyclotransferase, whose product is MKKHNFLAAILLGITLIGCGDKNKGENSLFTIDDSAFPAHFLPQEAVSIAVLNPKSKEIDSIAYFVNDKKVGSTKGSEKFKFELKDQKLGYQYLKATVYFGSDSSDATKRVELVSNVNPKLLKYKIVNTFPHDKKDFTEGLEFYNDTLYESTGQEGASFIKKYDYKTGKVFKKIDLDSKYFGEGITFLNGKLFQLTYKNKKGFIYDSKTLKLEKTFDYEKDIEGWGMTNDGKQIYQTDGTEKIWKVDPSTQKMIDYINVYSGTSKIKAVNELEWINGKIYANIWFKDAIAVVNPNSGAVEGILDLSGLRKVMTDITKDDVLNGIAYNPKTKTIFVTGKNWSKMFEITVSE
- the hutI gene encoding imidazolonepropionase: MTTLITNIKELLQVRETFVSKVSGAEMAILPTIKNAFLIIKDNLIADFGAMENLPDVTADQIIDATGRIVLPCWCDSHTHIVYAGNREQEFVDRINGLSYEEIANRGGGILNSAKKLNETSEEEIYEQSRLRLEEVMNLGTGAIEIKSGYGLTVEGELKMLQVIKKLADNYPISIKATFLGAHAFPLHYEENKEGYIDEIISKMLPEITKNKLAEYIDVFCESGYFSVEETEKIMEAGIRFGLTPKIHVNQFKSLGGVKAGVKHKALSVDHLENMNREDIEVLKDSETMPVALPSCSYFLSIPYTPAREMISAGLPIALATDFNPGSTPSGNMNFVVATACIKMKMTPEEAINAATINGAYAMGLSETHGSITKGKRANLIITKPVSSFYQIPYAFGSNLIESVLIEGKFLV
- a CDS encoding formimidoylglutamase; protein product: MDKLIPFTVSDLAKVTNHRSGEIKFGEKMITIPKGVDIHEFIKESEAKYVILGIPEDIGVRANYGRPGAASAWESAIKSIANIQHNRFCKGSQIIVLGKINVSELMREVENLDFNDIDDRSKLSQLVEKIDKEVSHVIFTIIKAGKTPIIIGGGHNNAYGNIKGTALAKGKSINAINFDAHSDFRILEGRHSGNGFSYAYEEGFLKKYFIFGLHENYTSKSVLDIIKKLEDRVRYNTYDSISIREEKDFTNEMISALEFIKTDSFGIEIDLDAIPNIASSAMTISGFSIEQLRQFVSYFGQHKNAAYLHICEGAPDLDNSPNNHLIGKLIGYLVTDFIKANHEKV
- a CDS encoding DEAD/DEAH box helicase translates to MLFEDLSLSKSIQKAVFEEGYLNPTPIQEQAIPIVLAGRDLIGCAQTGTGKTAAFAIPIIHQLHRIVGSSKKAKQIRALIVTPTRELAVQIGQSFDTYAKYTNLTQLTIFGGVSQNPQVDTLKKGVDILVATPGRLLDLQKQGFLDLDHLHVLVLDEADQMLDMGFVNDVKKIVKLTPKNRQTLFFSATMPIAIRELAEMFLTDPETVTVSPVSSTAENVEQRVYFVDKTEKRNLLYHLIKTEGLSNVLVFARTKHGADNVVKALRKKDIPAEAIHGDKSQNARQRVLDAFKNKEVGVLVATDIAARGIDIDQLPFVINFDLPNIPETYVHRIGRTGRAGNGGIAISFCGKDEHPYWKDIQKLIKVDVKTISDHPYQWHAGSPDATAEKPKNSNRSGGAHKSRKSNASKQNKKRWY
- a CDS encoding dicarboxylate/amino acid:cation symporter is translated as MDKIQNQKKSFFSGLTGQILIAMVLGATLGIILHNMISPEAAQSFSTKIKMLATIFIRLVQMIISPLVFTTLVVGIAKLGDIKTVGRIGGKALGWFFTASFISLLIGLFYVNILQPGVGLKLDNVDMATASEVTGKTQNLSFENFVEHIVPKSIIEAMATNEILQIVVFSIFFGLAAASLGSTVKPIIGAFDKLSHIVLKMVNYVMNFAPIGVFGAIAAVFAVRDAEELVITYFKFFGSFLIGISTLWVLLIAVGYVFLKGRMTELLKRITGPLAIAFGTTSSEAVFPKLTEELESFGVKDKIVSFMLPLGYSFNLDGSMMYMTFASIFIAQFYNVHLDLGTQMAMLLVLMLTSKGIAGVPRASLVVVAATCGMFDIPVEGIALILPIDHFCDMFRSATNVLGNALATSVVGQWEGNNDLGSDSENN